A single window of Anaerocolumna chitinilytica DNA harbors:
- a CDS encoding SDR family NAD(P)-dependent oxidoreductase: protein MIKNSKIAVVTGGSRGIGRNSAISLSKKGIDVIITYNNQKEKADEVVKEIELNGGKAAAIRLDVSDISSFDSFVTKLSDVLRDKWNREHFDFLINNAGISNHTPILKVTEEEFDKIINVHFKGVFFLTQKLIPFIADEGRIVNTSTMLTRSTSPGSGLYASAKGAIEIFTKYLAKELGAKGIRANVVAPGAVNTEFSGDIYIKNPGLKDRIASQTALGRMGEASDIGAVVAALCSDEMGWVTGQRIEACGSVL, encoded by the coding sequence ATGATTAAAAATAGTAAAATAGCAGTAGTTACAGGCGGAAGCCGTGGAATCGGTAGAAATTCCGCAATATCATTATCTAAAAAGGGAATCGATGTAATTATCACTTACAATAACCAAAAGGAAAAAGCAGATGAGGTTGTGAAAGAAATTGAATTGAATGGTGGTAAAGCCGCTGCTATCCGGCTTGATGTAAGTGACATATCTTCCTTTGATTCCTTCGTCACTAAGTTATCGGATGTTTTAAGAGATAAATGGAATCGGGAGCATTTTGATTTCTTAATTAATAATGCCGGAATTTCAAACCATACTCCTATTTTAAAAGTTACAGAAGAAGAATTTGACAAAATAATAAATGTACACTTCAAAGGTGTTTTCTTTTTAACACAGAAGCTAATTCCATTTATTGCTGACGAAGGCAGGATTGTGAACACTTCAACGATGTTAACTCGTTCTACCTCTCCAGGTTCCGGGCTCTATGCTTCTGCTAAAGGCGCTATAGAAATTTTTACAAAATATTTGGCTAAAGAATTAGGAGCCAAAGGCATAAGGGCAAATGTTGTAGCTCCAGGAGCTGTTAACACTGAATTTAGTGGAGATATCTATATAAAAAATCCGGGATTGAAAGATAGGATTGCTTCACAGACTGCATTAGGAAGAATGGGAGAAGCTTCTGATATCGGAGCTGTTGTTGCGGCTTTATGCTCAGATGAAATGGGATGGGTTACCGGACAACGTATTGAAGCATGTGGTTCAGTCCTATAA